TAGTGCATGTTTAGCAAGTAAGTCCATTTTTCAGATGGTCGAACAAGCATTTTTTATTATACAAAAACCTCAAAATCTTTTTCAACATGACAAAATTCATGCAGTTATCCATTGTGTTAGTTTTGATGCTAACTTTCAGCATCCATTCTTTCGCACAACTTTCTTGGGCAAAATATGAAGGAAAAATTCCAGTAGATGTCGTCATGGGCGGCGAAGAAAATGGTCAAAATTTACCTGTATGCCGATGTGAATACCAAGGAGGAACACATCCTGGCAAAGTAGTCAAAAATATGTGTCACATTGGTTGGGGCGGTAAAGAAGTATATCTCAAAATCTTTGACCTATTGGTCCACAATGGAGCAACCGACATCAGTTGGGAAAAAGTAAGCAACAACAAACTACCTGACAATGCCTTTGTAGGTGGTAGCGAAAACGGAAAACCACTATATGTAGGAAAAGCAATGTACAGTCTTTCTGGTAGAAATATGGGTACACATCCTGGCAAAATATTCACTTCCAACAATACACTTATTTGCAACTTTGGCTATGGAGGTAAAGAGATTGTCGAAAAAGCAAACTTTTATGTCTTGACCGAAAAGGCATTTCAGCCAAGCGAAATTGACCCCAACTTTTGGTACCGCCTGACTACACAGTGGCAAGGAGACGACAGATCTTTGGACATCGTGAATGACGGCAAAAACAATAACCAGCCTATACTCGCCAAAACGGGCAATTACACAGGGCAATATTGGAAATTCACACCATTGGGGAAAGGATTTTATCGAATGACTACTAGCTGGCAAGGAGATGATAAATCTTTGGACATTGTAAATGACGGTAAAAACAACAACAAGCCCATACTCGCCAAAACGGGAAACTATTCAGGTCAATATTGGAAACTAACTGAAAAAAATGGATTCTATCGCCTCACTACAGGCTGGCAAGGAGATGTCAAATCATTGGACATTGTGAATGACGGCAAAAACAACCAGCCAATACTCGCCAAAACAGGCAACTATTCTGGACAATACTGGAAACTAACCAAAATTGGCCCCATCAAAACCGAACCTACCAAACCCAACAAGCCTATTGAAGTTTCAAAACCAATAGATAAAACGCCCATAAATAAGACACCCAAAGAATCAGCCTACAATGGCCCGCAAGTATTCAGTCATACCACTTCAAGCAGCAATACGTTTGGCAATTCAACAGTTCTTGACAACCCCAAAACCAACAGCAACCGAGATGCAATTATTTTCGTGACTCCCAACTGGAAAGGCCCTTATGTGCCAACTGAAATAGGTGTTTATTGGCATGGTGACAAATGGAGAGTATTCAACCAAGATTTCAAAACTGCTCTTCCTAGCAACTATCGCTTTAATGTATTGGCTTACGACAAAGCTGCAAAAAATGTATTCGTTCACAAAGCAGATAAAAGCAACATTTTTGGCTCGAAAAAACACATCACCCGCATCAAAAACCCTTATGCCGATGGTGATAATAGCGCAAAACTCATTGTCGCTCAAAATTATGGAGAAAACGGCAAAGGAGTTTACAACAATCATCCCATTGGAGTCTATTACGAAGGTGGATACTGGACGATTTACAACCAAGATATGGAACCCATGCCCGAAAACGCCCAATTCAATGTATTGGTATTGAAGAATGGCAGTGATAGTGGTGTGAAGTCGGCAAGTGTTTTCAACCACAAAGCCACTACTGACAATCTCTTGAAAGGCATGGCACACGTTTCATCTATAGACAATGCTTCTACCAATAGCAAGCCGAATGTGATGATATTTGCTACTTCAAGTTGGAATACAGGAGTTTACAACAAACACAATATTGCAGCCTATTATCATGCTGGTAAATGGACAATCTACAATCGTGACAAAACAGCATTGCCTCAAAACGCTTACTTCAATGTGTTGGTAATAGATTCTGCAAATATTAACACTGCCAAATAATGAAACCATTTATTGTTTCCTATTCATCGGATGAATCTTAAAAACAAAAGGTCTGTTTTTCTAATTAAAAAACAGACCTTTTGTTTATTGAGTAAGAAAACGCAATTGGGAGAAAAATGCTAAGACACCATCACCTTTGCCATTCCATTTTGTTTCGAAAACTCAATCAAATTGCCACTTCGATTTTTGAAAGCAAAAACATAGTTCTCACCTTTGTATTCTTCCTTCACCACTCTATGAATGGAAAGCATTTCTTCTGCTAGCGCATAGCGATTGTTGATGTTCAACTCAGAAGAAGTTTGAAGAATTTGACCCTTCAAATCTTGAATATGTAAAGAAATAAATGAAGGCAGAGTAGGTTGAATGATTTGAGCAGAAGCAGAAATGCCTGTGCTAAAGCAAGCACCTAAAATAGTAGTAGCATTAATAAAAGTACGTCTTTTCATCATAAGATGGAATTTAGTAGTGAAATAATGATTTTGAGTGATGGTTATCCAAATGTAATCGAATTTTATGGAAACCTAAAATTTTATTCACCACAAAGATTAAATTATTTTAATTGACCTATGCTTGTTTCTGAATCCACGGTTTTTACAACTTTACTGTACTTCATTTTTTTTAACGAAAAGTTACAATCGTTAAAACAATAAAAAGGTTGTAAGTGAAAGAGTTACAAGTGTTGAATGCCACTACTCTTTCTTTTTCAAATAATATTTCTAAGCCATTGTTGAAAAATAGCAGAAAAATGGTACATTTGGCATTTAGAAAATTGTTTGTCACAATATTTTTTTTCAAAAAAAATAGCAAAAAACCTTCAAAACAACAACCCAAATTCGTCTATTGAAGAAACAAAAAATCTCATAAATTAAACACTCAATTTTTATGAAGACCATACGCTACAAAACTCCAAATCTAAAACGAGTTTGCTTCTGCAATACTCATCTTCAAATCTGTTACCTTTTCCTGTTTTTCTTGTTCTCTACTTAGAGAATCATCTGTTTGATAAAACAATACACCCTTTCTTATTCAAAAATAAATGCCTGCTGCAATGTATAATTGCAATGGTATTGCTATAGTTATATTTTTCTTAATCTTTTAAAACACATTTATTATGTCAGAACCTTTTGTAGGCGAAATCAGAATGTTTGCTGGAAATTTTGCACCACGGGGCTGGGCATTTGCAGACGGACAGTTATTAGCTGTCTCTCAAAATGATGCTTTATTCAGCTTATATGGTACTATTTATGGTGGTGATGGACGAACCACCTTTGCCTTACCTGATTTACGTGGTCGAATTCCTCTTCACGCTGGTCATGGACCAGGGCTAAGTGAGCGAAGACTTGGAAGTAAGGGCGGCTCAGAAAATGTGACTTTAACTGTAAATCAATTGCCTTCGCATAATCATGGAGTAGCAGCAGCAGGTGTGGACGGAGACAAAAACATTCCTACTGGTAACTATTTGGCTGGAAGCGGAGCAAGAGATACAGAATATGATTCCTCACAAGATGCAGGTATGAGTGCTGCAGCGGTAGCTTCAACTGGAGGCTCTCAATCCCATACTAATTTGATGCCTGCTCTTTGCGTTAATTATATTGTAGCATTGGTTGGGATATACCCTTCTAGAAACTAAGGAATCTACATCTATTGCGGAAAATTTTAAAACAATTCAAGTCTTTTGCATTAAAAATAGCATAAAGACGAATTTTATCATTTAAAAAAATAATTAAAGATATGTCAGAACCTTTTTTGAGCCAAATAAGCATCGTTGGTTTCAACTTTGCCCCACGAGGATGGGCTTTTTGTGATGGACAAATATTACCCATCAACCAAAACCAGGCATTGTATTCTTTATTGGGAACTACCTATGGCGGTGATGGTCGTACTTCTTTTGCCCTTCCAGATTTACGTGGAAGAACGCCAGTACATCCTGGTAGTGGCACAAGTGGTCACAATATTCAATTAGGGCAAAAGTCAGGTGAAGAAACCCATACCTTGACGACAGCAGAAATGCCAAGTCATAATCATACCCTAAAAGGAAGTACTAGCCCAGGAAATCAGGCATCTCCTGTAAATCATGTCTATGCAGATACTGGTGCGCAAGATCCTGAATATCATTCAGGTAGTAGCATAGGACAGATGGGGGCAAGCAGTCTTACAAATGCAGGAGGAGGACAAGCGCATGAAAACATGCAGCCTTTTCTTACTCTTAATTATGTTATTGCTTTGCAAGGGCTATTTCCTTCTAGAAATTAAAGGAAATCTATGTCGTAAATTTAACCAATTAATTAACAATGAATAATACTCGGATATTCAAGAGGGTAAAAGAAATTCTTTATCTGAGTGTTGTTTTTTTATAAATATAATAATATTATGTCAGAACCTTTTATCGGCGAAATTCGCATTTTCGGTTGCAATTTTGCCCCACGTTCTTGGGCTTTTTGTAATGGGCAATTACTCCCAATATCACAAAATACAGCCCTTTTTAGTATTATAGGCACTACCTATGGTGGCGACGGACGCTCAACAATGGCACTTCCTGACCTTCAGGGTAGAGCTGCAATGCACCCTGGTCGAGGTCCTGGTTTGACAAGCCGTCAATTAGGAGAACGCACAGGAACTGCTACTGTAACGCTATCAGCCGCTCAAATGCCAAATCATACACATACATTTAGATGCTTAAGTACTTCTGGTAGTTCAGCTACTCCAATTAATTGTTATCCTGCAGAATCTGGTGCAAGAGATACAGAGTATATTGCAGATGCACCAAATACCGATTTTAATAATAATGCTATTCAATTACAAGGGGGGAATCAGGCACACAACAATGTGCAACCCTATTTAGGTCTAAACTTTTGTATTGCATTGCAGGGGCTTTATCCATCAAGAAGTTAATGAAATTTCTTATTAGACTTGTACGGATTTGATTATGATAGAGTTATGTGAAAAGTGATTTGTTGTGTGCAATTATTTTCCTCTTGAAAAACATTTGTTATAATCAAAATATAGGACTCTTTTTCAAAACATTT
The Chitinophagales bacterium genome window above contains:
- a CDS encoding tail fiber protein is translated as MSEPFIGEIRIFGCNFAPRSWAFCNGQLLPISQNTALFSIIGTTYGGDGRSTMALPDLQGRAAMHPGRGPGLTSRQLGERTGTATVTLSAAQMPNHTHTFRCLSTSGSSATPINCYPAESGARDTEYIADAPNTDFNNNAIQLQGGNQAHNNVQPYLGLNFCIALQGLYPSRS
- a CDS encoding tail fiber protein, with translation MSEPFLSQISIVGFNFAPRGWAFCDGQILPINQNQALYSLLGTTYGGDGRTSFALPDLRGRTPVHPGSGTSGHNIQLGQKSGEETHTLTTAEMPSHNHTLKGSTSPGNQASPVNHVYADTGAQDPEYHSGSSIGQMGASSLTNAGGGQAHENMQPFLTLNYVIALQGLFPSRN
- a CDS encoding tail fiber protein gives rise to the protein MSEPFVGEIRMFAGNFAPRGWAFADGQLLAVSQNDALFSLYGTIYGGDGRTTFALPDLRGRIPLHAGHGPGLSERRLGSKGGSENVTLTVNQLPSHNHGVAAAGVDGDKNIPTGNYLAGSGARDTEYDSSQDAGMSAAAVASTGGSQSHTNLMPALCVNYIVALVGIYPSRN
- a CDS encoding DUF3421 domain-containing protein is translated as MTKFMQLSIVLVLMLTFSIHSFAQLSWAKYEGKIPVDVVMGGEENGQNLPVCRCEYQGGTHPGKVVKNMCHIGWGGKEVYLKIFDLLVHNGATDISWEKVSNNKLPDNAFVGGSENGKPLYVGKAMYSLSGRNMGTHPGKIFTSNNTLICNFGYGGKEIVEKANFYVLTEKAFQPSEIDPNFWYRLTTQWQGDDRSLDIVNDGKNNNQPILAKTGNYTGQYWKFTPLGKGFYRMTTSWQGDDKSLDIVNDGKNNNKPILAKTGNYSGQYWKLTEKNGFYRLTTGWQGDVKSLDIVNDGKNNQPILAKTGNYSGQYWKLTKIGPIKTEPTKPNKPIEVSKPIDKTPINKTPKESAYNGPQVFSHTTSSSNTFGNSTVLDNPKTNSNRDAIIFVTPNWKGPYVPTEIGVYWHGDKWRVFNQDFKTALPSNYRFNVLAYDKAAKNVFVHKADKSNIFGSKKHITRIKNPYADGDNSAKLIVAQNYGENGKGVYNNHPIGVYYEGGYWTIYNQDMEPMPENAQFNVLVLKNGSDSGVKSASVFNHKATTDNLLKGMAHVSSIDNASTNSKPNVMIFATSSWNTGVYNKHNIAAYYHAGKWTIYNRDKTALPQNAYFNVLVIDSANINTAK